The following are from one region of the Rhodopirellula sp. P2 genome:
- a CDS encoding dockerin type I domain-containing protein, with translation MQTLDDRRVLAAIVGSVFHDANDSMQKEAEESTLANRLVFVDQNDNGSLDQGERYGLTDESGQFSLDGLGDGTHVVRVFNGTQSQIQTTPTTTTANPFLSESGITAVTPAFVLGAGTNDEAILPAVFAKGTSLHTLSSSGTIASTLDLGIGIQALWRSPAGELFVLGDNTVGHKAFLVDGSLSGATPFPDSDLAPQFIGHAIDDAGRGLLLQAADNGSAQLWTVDTASLSADATGALVPEGTELIGDSSPRSTVGPTRSILARATQIDDGQGGTSDGLEIQVWSNANHSLLTNDPIIVDGGVEVVGFSDEAGLLVVRQSDGLTVHDLETNDLATLYSLPTDAPVAIDAARGLIVSLTPDSVDPVEAGLRLIDADSGDLVVDLAIDLSALNLPAISGAQGISLDPELRRVALVGAAGMAEMSLRTPAPHRVQITNNEDPSPIEFGMRLIGANTAPNYDTPPSWVMDEDTVLTNAAPAVYGDSSDADEDEFLLLPIQGTTAGVSTVTLSGSLSYVPIEDFAGVDQFTVWLHDGRDFTEHVLNITVENVPDAPIEVIPQIAPVPENIPLNGQIGHIEVIDGDGQGNHVIEINDERFIVDANGNLIFVGPDNLNWEDEWAIPLIITVHDPDFEEPLVHTATLQITDEDDPIEDVLPGNATVRENFAGDVVTEITVVDEDDDQFYDFLVDDDRFLIVNGSLRLKPGIAVDFEESETIVINVTVSHLDDSFEKAITLQVIDLPESPTGFDLTPATVEEQTPGASVGDLHIAGNPAANNHTLSVNDSRFVFDGSTLKLAEGVSVSLIDQQEIEIDITATSQSAGVAPVTETFLIQVIENDTPYHNDVEPHDVNSDEEVTALDALTIINYLNIYGPGPVGFGDPGFGYDVNGDGFVTALDALLVINFLNQITSPTGTVNNGEEESDDSGEGEPIVDDELAQDDDAGPNESLVPSHQNEIGPLEPRGFAQSTLKRQTRDAVLSDLSKLIDSSTDDPFAVSTEQLVDVLTRVSDLDDNSHDSALRLLSDEAAE, from the coding sequence ATGCAGACACTGGATGATCGCCGCGTGCTGGCGGCGATCGTTGGTTCCGTCTTTCACGACGCCAACGATTCCATGCAAAAGGAAGCCGAAGAATCAACGCTGGCCAACCGCTTGGTCTTCGTCGATCAAAATGACAACGGCTCGCTGGACCAGGGCGAACGATACGGTTTGACGGACGAGTCCGGCCAATTCTCGCTGGATGGGCTGGGCGACGGCACGCATGTGGTTCGCGTCTTCAACGGCACCCAGTCTCAAATACAGACGACCCCCACGACAACCACCGCGAATCCTTTCCTGAGCGAATCGGGAATCACCGCGGTGACTCCCGCCTTCGTGCTCGGGGCGGGCACCAACGACGAAGCCATCTTGCCGGCCGTGTTCGCCAAGGGCACGTCACTGCACACGTTGTCGAGCAGCGGCACCATCGCATCGACGTTGGATCTGGGGATTGGCATTCAGGCCCTCTGGCGTTCGCCAGCAGGCGAATTGTTTGTGCTGGGCGACAACACGGTCGGGCACAAAGCCTTCCTCGTGGATGGCTCGCTCTCTGGCGCCACACCTTTCCCTGACAGTGACCTCGCACCGCAATTCATCGGCCATGCGATCGACGATGCCGGCCGCGGCTTGTTGCTGCAGGCGGCCGACAATGGTTCCGCCCAACTGTGGACCGTGGACACGGCCAGCCTGAGCGCTGATGCGACGGGTGCCCTGGTTCCCGAAGGCACGGAACTGATCGGCGACTCCAGCCCGCGTTCGACCGTTGGGCCCACCCGATCGATCCTGGCTCGCGCGACCCAAATTGATGATGGACAAGGCGGCACCAGCGACGGTCTTGAAATCCAAGTTTGGAGCAACGCCAACCACTCCCTGCTGACCAACGATCCGATCATCGTCGATGGCGGTGTCGAGGTGGTGGGCTTCAGCGACGAAGCGGGTTTGTTGGTCGTTCGGCAATCGGACGGATTGACGGTCCACGATCTCGAAACAAACGATCTGGCAACGCTGTACAGCCTGCCAACCGACGCGCCCGTCGCGATCGATGCGGCTCGCGGGTTGATCGTCTCCCTGACGCCGGACTCGGTCGATCCCGTCGAGGCTGGACTGCGATTGATTGACGCGGACTCCGGCGATTTGGTCGTCGACCTGGCGATCGATCTCTCCGCTCTGAATCTGCCAGCGATCTCCGGTGCCCAAGGCATCTCGCTGGATCCAGAATTGCGTCGTGTCGCCCTGGTGGGTGCCGCGGGGATGGCGGAGATGAGCCTTCGCACACCTGCCCCTCATCGTGTGCAAATCACCAACAACGAAGACCCATCGCCGATCGAATTTGGCATGCGGTTGATCGGCGCCAACACCGCGCCCAACTATGACACCCCGCCGAGCTGGGTGATGGACGAAGACACGGTGCTGACCAACGCGGCTCCTGCCGTGTATGGCGATTCATCGGATGCGGACGAGGACGAGTTTCTGCTGCTGCCGATCCAAGGCACCACCGCGGGCGTGTCGACGGTGACACTTTCCGGATCGCTGTCCTACGTTCCCATTGAAGATTTCGCTGGCGTCGACCAATTCACTGTGTGGCTGCATGACGGCCGTGACTTCACCGAACATGTGCTGAACATCACGGTCGAAAACGTCCCGGACGCACCGATCGAAGTCATCCCGCAAATCGCTCCGGTGCCTGAAAACATCCCGCTGAACGGTCAGATCGGCCATATCGAAGTCATCGATGGCGACGGGCAAGGCAACCACGTCATCGAAATCAACGACGAGCGATTCATCGTCGACGCAAATGGCAATCTGATCTTCGTCGGTCCAGACAACCTGAACTGGGAAGACGAGTGGGCGATCCCATTGATCATCACGGTCCACGACCCTGACTTTGAAGAACCACTGGTTCACACCGCGACCCTGCAGATCACGGATGAAGACGATCCGATCGAGGACGTGTTGCCGGGGAACGCCACCGTGCGTGAAAATTTTGCAGGCGACGTGGTCACCGAAATCACGGTGGTCGATGAAGACGATGACCAGTTCTACGACTTCCTGGTCGATGACGACCGCTTCCTGATTGTCAACGGAAGTCTGCGACTGAAACCGGGCATCGCCGTCGATTTCGAAGAGTCAGAGACCATCGTGATCAATGTCACGGTATCGCACTTGGATGACTCGTTCGAAAAAGCGATCACGCTGCAAGTCATCGACCTGCCAGAATCGCCCACTGGCTTCGACCTCACACCGGCAACCGTCGAAGAGCAAACGCCCGGGGCGAGCGTGGGTGATCTTCACATCGCTGGAAACCCTGCCGCCAACAATCACACCCTGTCCGTCAACGATTCACGTTTTGTGTTTGACGGATCGACTCTGAAGTTGGCTGAAGGCGTGTCCGTTTCACTGATCGACCAACAAGAAATCGAAATCGACATCACCGCCACGTCGCAATCCGCTGGTGTTGCCCCGGTCACAGAAACCTTCTTGATCCAAGTGATCGAGAATGACACGCCGTACCACAACGACGTCGAACCCCACGACGTGAACAGCGATGAAGAAGTCACCGCGTTGGACGCGTTGACAATCATCAACTACCTGAACATCTACGGTCCGGGGCCAGTCGGTTTTGGCGATCCCGGATTTGGATACGACGTCAACGGCGATGGCTTTGTCACCGCGCTCGATGCGTTGCTGGTGATCAATTTTCTGAATCAAATCACCAGCCCAACGGGCACGGTCAACAACGGCGAAGAAGAATCGGACGACTCCGGCGAAGGCGAACCCATCGTCGATGACGAACTCGCTCAGGACGACGACGCTGGTCCCAACGAATCACTGGTGCCCAGCCACCAAAACGAGATTGGCCCGCTGGAACCTCGCGGGTTCGCTCAATCGACTCTGAAACGACAGACTCGTGATGCGGTGCTGTCGGACCTCAGCAAGCTGATTGACAGCAGCACCGACGACCCGTTCGCGGTTTCGACCGAGCAATTGGTCGATGTGCTCACTCGTGTCAGCGATCTGGACGACAACAGCCACGACTCGGCACTGCGACTGCTGTCCGACGAAGCCGCCGAGTAG
- a CDS encoding DUF4347 domain-containing protein, with protein sequence MTRFQSKRKPTFAQTQWSVEPLEPRLMLAGDAGAEVAAAAASSATDPGGASTDSDSTEAGSHPEQAADSFTEIAFIDSAVEETEQLTGWIRSGVEIVLLDQASPAIDQMTSVLASRTNVRTIHVVSHAEAGVLQLSGQRIDAEILQRHSAQLDQWRQALTDNADILLYGCDAASEAVGQDLITTLARLTSADVAASDDVTGHAALGGDWDLEFQTGNIESALLASVDRLQHVEMVLPVTVRAAGTTGDEQMQLQVNGEVVQTWNNVGGNVDTRQFQTFTYNGAVDLAIDEVRVAFTNDLYQPEQGIDRNLVVDSITANGVTIESENANTFGTGTWQEEDGVAPGFRRSEWIHSNGYFQYSSPSTTSSISIFAAGAENTETIELWIAGERAQTWQNIGGDVDTGEFVQLDFDAQTTVDISQIQIRFTNDLYENDGAIDRNVRIDRVELDGTSYQTEAEDVYSTGTWQEDGLSPGFKQSEWLHTNGHFQYGTTTTNPGTISLETSNVTIDEDAGTASIRVVRTGGADGIATVDYDTFAGSATEGVDYTRQTGTLTFADGVTEQTIVVPILDDALLETNETFNITIDNVQGGANLLVPRTATVSIVDNEVSLPDYANFADVSGLTLNGAAQQTGNTLELTPAEKNQAGSAFYSTAVNLADDGSFRTAFAFEAINGAGSDGADGLTFTIQNDLRGSAAIGGTGEQLGYQGITHSVAVEFDTYRNSLDLNANHVSILTGSVYSNLRTAVPEIDLNNGSERYVWIEYNGTSNVLAVYLAADPTQPTHALMKTTVDLQTQVGDTGFVGFTAGTGGLDNSHRILNWTVDQTAPPLDPPVVGGDEILSTTIASQLHLPTAIDWLPDGTMLVSEQGGVVKAVRAGVVSSDPFVDISGIVNGTRDRGLLDIAVHPDFANTPYVYLLFTYDPPEVNDQAAGTLAGPDGKGNRAGRLIRVTADAANNYQTAVAGSEVVLLGKNSTWENFNGFANSTFNFTEAPAGENPDGTYINDFINSDSESHTVGSLAFGLDGELFVSIGDGASYNRVDVRGDRVQDIDSLSGKVLRIDPITGEGLADNPFYNGDPEANRSKVYQLGLRNPFRMTVDPVTGRLFVGDVGWTQWEEINSAGAGANFGWPFYEGGSGTSLVNSRYASTPEGIAFFAQDITVTASQYALNHQADGINAIVMGDVYRGSLYGDAYTGDVFFNDLGQGIVRHGDVDASGAITNVQTFTTGAGAVVAISQGPDGALYYVDLDDGLVGRWEIV encoded by the coding sequence ATGACTCGCTTTCAATCCAAACGCAAACCCACCTTCGCGCAAACCCAATGGTCCGTCGAACCACTGGAGCCCCGCCTGATGCTGGCCGGCGATGCGGGCGCGGAAGTTGCCGCCGCTGCCGCTTCCAGTGCCACTGATCCCGGCGGAGCCTCCACGGACAGCGATTCGACCGAGGCAGGTTCGCATCCCGAGCAAGCTGCTGATTCGTTCACAGAGATCGCGTTCATCGACTCCGCGGTGGAAGAAACGGAACAACTCACTGGGTGGATCCGCAGCGGCGTGGAGATCGTGTTGCTGGACCAGGCCTCGCCCGCGATCGATCAAATGACGTCGGTCTTGGCAAGTCGCACGAACGTGCGGACCATCCACGTCGTTTCGCACGCCGAGGCGGGCGTCCTGCAATTGAGTGGTCAACGCATCGACGCCGAGATCCTGCAGCGACATTCCGCTCAGCTCGATCAATGGCGACAGGCACTGACCGACAACGCCGACATTCTGTTGTACGGGTGCGACGCCGCCTCCGAAGCGGTGGGACAAGACCTGATCACGACGCTGGCACGTTTGACGTCCGCCGATGTGGCCGCTTCAGACGACGTAACCGGACACGCGGCTCTGGGTGGTGACTGGGACCTGGAGTTCCAAACCGGAAACATTGAAAGTGCTCTGTTGGCCAGCGTCGACCGACTGCAACATGTCGAGATGGTGCTTCCGGTCACCGTTCGTGCCGCTGGCACAACGGGCGATGAACAGATGCAGTTGCAGGTCAACGGCGAAGTCGTCCAGACATGGAACAATGTCGGCGGCAATGTTGACACGCGACAATTCCAAACCTTCACTTACAACGGTGCGGTTGACCTGGCGATCGATGAAGTGCGAGTCGCGTTCACCAACGATTTGTATCAACCCGAACAAGGCATCGACCGGAACTTGGTCGTCGACTCCATCACGGCTAACGGGGTGACGATCGAATCCGAGAATGCGAACACGTTTGGAACGGGAACGTGGCAAGAAGAAGATGGCGTTGCCCCAGGGTTCCGCCGCAGCGAGTGGATCCACAGCAACGGCTACTTCCAATACTCGTCCCCCTCGACCACCAGTTCCATTTCGATCTTCGCGGCCGGAGCCGAGAACACCGAAACGATTGAACTCTGGATCGCTGGCGAACGAGCTCAGACCTGGCAAAACATTGGCGGCGACGTCGACACGGGTGAGTTTGTCCAGCTGGACTTTGACGCACAAACCACCGTCGACATCTCTCAAATTCAAATCCGTTTCACCAACGATTTGTATGAGAACGACGGAGCCATCGACCGCAATGTGCGAATCGACCGAGTCGAACTGGACGGCACGTCGTATCAAACCGAAGCCGAGGATGTTTACTCCACCGGCACCTGGCAAGAAGATGGCTTGTCGCCCGGGTTCAAGCAATCTGAGTGGCTGCACACCAACGGTCACTTTCAATACGGGACGACCACGACGAACCCCGGCACCATCTCGCTGGAAACCAGCAATGTCACGATCGACGAAGACGCTGGAACCGCGTCAATTCGTGTGGTCCGAACCGGTGGGGCGGACGGCATCGCGACGGTCGACTACGACACCTTCGCTGGTTCTGCAACCGAAGGCGTCGACTACACGCGACAAACCGGAACGCTTACCTTTGCCGACGGGGTCACCGAACAAACCATCGTGGTGCCGATCCTCGACGACGCGTTGTTGGAAACCAACGAGACCTTCAACATCACGATCGACAACGTCCAAGGCGGAGCCAATCTGCTGGTTCCGCGAACGGCGACCGTGTCGATCGTGGACAACGAAGTCAGCCTGCCTGACTACGCCAATTTCGCAGATGTCTCGGGACTGACGCTCAACGGGGCCGCACAACAAACCGGCAACACGCTGGAACTCACCCCCGCTGAGAAGAATCAGGCGGGCAGTGCGTTCTACTCCACCGCCGTCAATTTGGCCGACGATGGCTCGTTCCGAACGGCGTTCGCGTTCGAAGCGATCAACGGTGCGGGCTCCGACGGAGCTGATGGATTGACCTTCACGATCCAAAACGACCTGCGTGGTTCAGCCGCGATCGGTGGGACGGGCGAACAACTCGGTTATCAAGGCATCACTCATTCCGTCGCCGTGGAGTTTGACACATATCGAAACAGCTTGGATCTCAACGCCAACCATGTGTCGATCCTCACCGGTTCGGTGTACTCCAACCTTCGCACTGCGGTGCCGGAAATTGATCTGAACAACGGAAGTGAACGCTATGTCTGGATTGAATACAACGGCACCAGCAACGTTCTGGCCGTGTACCTTGCTGCCGACCCCACCCAACCCACGCATGCGTTGATGAAGACCACCGTTGATCTGCAAACGCAGGTCGGTGACACAGGATTCGTGGGCTTCACCGCCGGCACGGGGGGACTGGACAACTCGCATCGCATTTTGAACTGGACGGTCGATCAAACCGCTCCGCCGCTGGATCCGCCGGTTGTCGGTGGCGACGAAATCCTCAGCACGACGATCGCATCGCAGCTTCACCTGCCGACCGCAATCGACTGGTTGCCCGATGGAACGATGTTGGTGTCCGAACAAGGCGGCGTGGTCAAGGCAGTGCGAGCTGGAGTGGTCTCCAGCGACCCGTTCGTCGACATCTCGGGAATCGTCAACGGAACTCGCGATCGCGGGTTGCTGGACATCGCTGTGCATCCCGATTTCGCAAACACCCCGTACGTCTACCTGTTGTTCACCTATGACCCGCCAGAGGTCAACGACCAGGCCGCTGGCACGCTGGCAGGTCCCGACGGCAAAGGCAATCGCGCCGGTCGTCTGATCCGAGTCACCGCCGATGCGGCCAACAACTATCAAACCGCTGTGGCGGGCAGCGAAGTCGTATTGCTGGGCAAAAACAGCACCTGGGAAAACTTCAACGGTTTTGCCAACAGCACCTTCAACTTCACCGAAGCCCCCGCCGGCGAAAATCCCGACGGGACGTACATCAACGACTTCATCAACAGTGACAGCGAATCGCACACGGTCGGCTCACTCGCGTTCGGTCTCGACGGTGAGCTGTTCGTTTCAATCGGCGACGGTGCCAGCTACAACCGAGTCGACGTCCGTGGCGACCGAGTCCAGGACATCGACAGTTTGTCAGGCAAGGTCTTGCGAATTGATCCGATCACCGGCGAAGGCCTGGCCGACAACCCGTTCTACAATGGCGATCCGGAGGCGAACCGTTCGAAGGTTTATCAACTGGGACTTCGCAACCCATTCCGAATGACGGTGGATCCCGTCACCGGACGCCTGTTCGTGGGCGATGTTGGTTGGACGCAGTGGGAAGAGATCAACTCCGCCGGAGCCGGTGCCAACTTTGGATGGCCGTTCTACGAAGGCGGCAGCGGAACCAGCCTCGTCAATTCCCGATACGCGAGCACTCCCGAAGGAATCGCCTTCTTTGCTCAAGACATCACGGTCACCGCATCGCAGTACGCGCTCAATCACCAAGCCGATGGGATCAACGCCATTGTGATGGGCGACGTCTATCGAGGCAGCCTGTACGGGGACGCCTACACGGGCGACGTGTTCTTCAACGATCTGGGCCAGGGCATCGTTCGCCACGGAGACGTCGACGCCAGCGGCGCGATCACCAACGTGCAAACCTTCACCACCGGTGCTGGTGCCGTGGTCGCGATCAGCCAAGGCCCCGATGGAGCCCTGTACTACGTCGACCTCGACGATGGCCTGGTCGGACGCTGGGAAATCGTCTGA
- a CDS encoding endonuclease/exonuclease/phosphatase family protein, protein MRLISLCPLAVLCFAAMGLPVNSAEPTEFSVMTWNLEWFFDNQTADNPSELGREKSAPSREQWDWRRDRVAAAIAKVQPTIVALQEVESQNVMYFLTRAIDRNHNLKYDDYVIKGDDFYTEQDVALLATKTTGVQSISRGVVTPAMKSRGYASVSKHLFAVVEIPVNGKVELLVIANCHLRAMAEKGELRARQARTLSLWLERLVKGVKASQEDPGQAVHVLVTGDFNTEELAGQIAADSDLGVLMSRGTDDPSDDLIDLHNHIPPGERTTHLLPGRQFDRILVSRDLVIDTPGVVDLSLRDVTVRTDLNFGGDQDPQAEHWDNYWNIPDDQRDISDHNPVLARFQIQ, encoded by the coding sequence ATGCGTTTGATCTCCCTGTGCCCCCTGGCCGTGCTCTGTTTCGCTGCGATGGGTTTGCCCGTGAACTCAGCGGAACCGACGGAATTCAGCGTCATGACATGGAACCTGGAATGGTTCTTCGACAATCAAACCGCTGACAACCCGAGTGAACTGGGCCGCGAAAAAAGTGCCCCCAGCCGCGAACAATGGGATTGGCGTCGCGACCGAGTGGCCGCTGCGATCGCGAAAGTGCAACCGACGATCGTTGCGTTGCAGGAAGTCGAAAGCCAAAACGTGATGTACTTCCTGACTCGAGCGATCGATCGCAATCACAATTTGAAGTACGACGACTACGTGATCAAAGGCGACGACTTTTACACCGAACAAGACGTCGCGCTGCTAGCGACCAAGACCACCGGTGTGCAGTCCATTTCCCGAGGCGTTGTGACTCCGGCGATGAAGTCTCGCGGTTACGCATCCGTTTCAAAACACCTGTTCGCCGTCGTTGAAATCCCCGTCAACGGGAAGGTCGAACTGCTGGTGATCGCAAACTGTCACCTGCGTGCGATGGCCGAAAAAGGCGAACTGCGAGCACGCCAAGCACGGACGTTGAGTTTGTGGCTGGAACGCTTGGTCAAAGGCGTGAAGGCATCGCAAGAAGATCCCGGTCAAGCGGTTCATGTCTTGGTAACAGGGGACTTCAACACCGAGGAATTGGCGGGCCAAATCGCAGCGGACTCGGACCTGGGTGTCCTGATGTCACGCGGCACCGACGATCCCTCGGACGATTTGATTGATCTGCACAATCATATTCCACCCGGAGAGCGAACGACGCACCTGTTGCCCGGTCGCCAATTCGATCGCATTCTCGTTTCGCGAGACTTAGTCATCGACACGCCCGGCGTGGTCGACCTCTCCCTTCGCGATGTGACCGTTCGAACCGATTTGAATTTCGGCGGCGACCAAGACCCCCAAGCAGAACACTGGGACAACTACTGGAACATTCCTGATGACCAGCGTGACATCAGCGACCACAATCCCGTCCTCGCAAGGTTTCAAATTCAATGA
- a CDS encoding RNA-binding S4 domain-containing protein: MSDPTPQPDAPVPANTPIPMVRLDDFLKREGLVGTGGEAKVLIQAGEVIVNGEVDTRRRKQLHDGDVVTFNGEDFPVDVASLGDPPM, encoded by the coding sequence ATGAGCGATCCAACCCCTCAGCCCGACGCACCGGTTCCCGCCAACACACCCATCCCCATGGTCCGACTGGATGACTTTCTCAAACGAGAGGGTTTGGTCGGCACCGGAGGCGAAGCCAAGGTGCTGATCCAGGCCGGCGAAGTCATCGTCAACGGCGAAGTCGACACGCGTCGTCGTAAACAACTGCATGACGGCGACGTCGTGACTTTTAACGGAGAAGACTTCCCCGTCGACGTCGCCTCACTCGGCGATCCACCGATGTGA
- a CDS encoding DUF726 domain-containing protein, whose translation MPESRVPESRVTVRIDAIEESSQGPIHVVVAGYRARPNADLIRAAGLRGSTYRVRWAAGSWAEAGASVGVMARGARVALPALHGGRALVGIGSLAGGFGTAAVIGAASFRHRYYCARRDGIRLADQILNLPGVGKRPLHLIGHSLGTVVLRSALEKLAERDCRVDDLLLMGGMTSRLNWDLQADAFRGRLINLYSPRDRILNVAPVIDRVVGTGAIVCEKLSDRLMNHDLCRELPNQFNFLGHHSGYWNRFGQYAIG comes from the coding sequence ATGCCGGAATCCCGCGTCCCAGAATCACGCGTCACTGTACGTATCGATGCGATCGAAGAGTCCAGTCAGGGGCCGATCCATGTCGTGGTCGCAGGCTACCGTGCGCGTCCCAACGCCGATCTGATTCGTGCGGCCGGTTTGAGAGGATCCACGTATCGCGTGCGTTGGGCAGCGGGATCGTGGGCCGAAGCTGGTGCGTCGGTGGGCGTGATGGCTCGTGGGGCGCGAGTCGCCTTGCCGGCTCTGCATGGCGGTCGGGCTTTGGTGGGCATCGGATCCTTGGCGGGAGGCTTTGGGACGGCAGCGGTGATCGGTGCGGCGAGTTTTCGGCATCGGTACTACTGCGCCCGACGGGACGGCATTCGGTTGGCCGATCAAATTCTGAATCTGCCCGGTGTCGGCAAACGACCGTTGCACTTGATTGGGCATTCGTTGGGCACCGTGGTGCTTCGCTCGGCGCTTGAGAAACTGGCCGAACGAGATTGCCGTGTCGACGATCTGCTGTTGATGGGTGGGATGACGTCGCGGCTGAATTGGGACTTGCAAGCGGACGCGTTTCGCGGGCGCTTGATCAATCTGTATTCCCCACGAGATCGGATTTTGAACGTTGCACCAGTGATCGATCGCGTGGTTGGAACGGGAGCGATCGTGTGTGAAAAGCTAAGCGACCGCTTGATGAATCACGATCTGTGCCGCGAGTTGCCCAACCAGTTCAATTTTTTGGGCCACCACAGCGGGTACTGGAACCGGTTCGGGCAATACGCCATCGGGTGA